Proteins co-encoded in one Arachis stenosperma cultivar V10309 chromosome 7, arast.V10309.gnm1.PFL2, whole genome shotgun sequence genomic window:
- the LOC130940014 gene encoding glutathione S-transferase T3-like, protein MSNNLYCLSESGERRTLGVVVELGLEDVVDVSGLEVMLSKTWKWMLLVGEVQRRWMYQSQGFRMCVVHDMLRQFPIFQPQNQNSQTPHFPLSSIFNPSIGNVTPTSLPFPTQFSTSRRNSSGVGGSSNPSSQTPIQSSPNSQYSDFANPCGLDAIDLNDDDIEDRRQDSIQHWHWEEDEMLISAWLNVSTDPVVGTDQKGKTFWSRIHSYCIEFCSDITRGVVACKKRWYKINKAVAQFAGCYDQASRNIRSDSNADNIKELAYKLYSTNYGQKFTFERHWNMLRLEQKWRSQLPTQSGGSKKTKVMRTGAYSSSSNPETPLADEPVVDTPVRPQGSKKSKQKGKKKV, encoded by the exons ATGTCCAACAATTTATATTGCTTATCGGAGAGTGGAGAAAGGCGTACCCTTGGAGTAGTTGTGgaacttggtcttgaggatgtcGTGGACGTGTCGGGGTTGGAGGTGATGTTATCGAAGACGTGGAAGTGGATGCTTTTGGTGGGTGAAgtgcagaggaggtggatgtacCAGTCACAAGGATTTAGGATGTGTGTGGTCCATGATATGTTGAGGCAG TTTCCTATATTCCAAccacaaaatcaaaattcacaaaCACCCCATTTTCCACTTTCATCCATATTTAACCCCTCTATCGGAAATGTTACTCCAACTTCCTTGCCGTTTCCAACTCAATTCAGTACATCAAGACGTAACTCATCTGGTGTTGGTGGCTCTTCTAACCCATCCTCTCAGACTCCTATACAATCTAGTCCAAATTCGCAATATTCCGATTTTGCCAACCCTTGTGGATTAGATGCTATCGACCtcaatgatgatgatattgaagATCGGAGGCAAGATAGTATTCAACACTGGCATTGGGAAGAGGATGAGATGTTGATCAGTGCATGGTTAAATGTTTCAACTGACCCTGTAGTTGGTACCGATCAAAAGGGAAAAACATTTTGGAGTCGAATTCATAGCTACTGTATAGAATTTTGTTCCGACATAACAAGGGGGGTAGTTGCATGTAAGAAACGATGGTATAAGATCAACAAGGCTGTTGCACAATTTGCTGGTTGCTACGATCAAGCTAGTCGAAACATAAGGAGTGATTCAAACGCTGATAACATAAAGGAGTTGGCTTATAAACTTTATTCCACAAATTATGGTCAAAAATTCACTTTTGAGAGGCATTGGAACATGCTTCGGTTGGAGCAAAAATGGAGAAGCCAACTACCTACACAGAGTGGCGGCTCAAAGAAAACCAAGGTTATGAGAACTGGAGCATACTCATCCTCATCAAACCCAGAAACACCGTTGGCTGACGAACCCGTTGTGGACACTCCCGTTCGCCCACAAGGATCGAAGAAGAGCAAgcaaaaagggaagaaaaaagTATAG
- the LOC130940016 gene encoding uncharacterized protein LOC130940016: MARNFDDMFNEALYGKRRRQDNTVIDNWIDECLLQDSEEEDIDRSSIPITRRWINRDREAGHDRLFQDYFADEPVYNADIFRRRFRMRRHVFIWIVDALSNVYPYFQQRIDATGRRGLLPL; encoded by the coding sequence ATGGCTAGAAATTTTGATGATATGTTTAATGAGGCTTTGTATGGCAAAAGAAGACGGCAAGATAACACAGTCATAGATAATTGGATCGATGAGTGTTTACTCCAAGattcagaagaagaagatatcgATAGAAGCTCTATCCCAATTACTCGTAGATGGATCAACAGAGATCGAGAAGCAGGACATGATCGCCTTTTTCAAGATTACTTTGCAGATGAACCGGTGTATAATGCTGACATTTTCCGACGGAGATTTCGAATGAGAAGACATGTGTTCATTTGGATAGTAGACGCTCTCTCAAACGTCTATCCGTATTTCCAACAGAGGATTGAtgcaactggaagaagaggctTGTTGCCACTCTAG
- the LOC130940017 gene encoding uncharacterized protein LOC130940017, whose amino-acid sequence MSGYRGVATIVLEVVAFSDLWIWHAFFGVSGSNNDINVLDCSPVFDDIQNDRALEVNYTINGNNYTMGYYLADGIYPEWATFVKSISKPQGEKRKLFAQYQEGQRKNVERAFGVLQARFAIIRGPARFWEKKKLANIMRACIILHNMIVEDERDTYTGNFAQDLEYEDVENGLSQPQLGEEDFAPYHQFSPKKCPTSK is encoded by the coding sequence ATGAGTGGTTATCGTGGGGTTGCAACCATAGTACTTGAGGTTGTAGCATTTTCAGACCTTTGGATATGGCATGCGTTCTTTGGAGTTTCTGGTTCAAATAATGATATCAACGTGTTAGATTGTTCTCCAGTGTTCGATGATATTCAAAACGATCGTGCTCTGGAGGTAAATTATACTATTAATGGTAATAATTATACTATGGGATACTATTTAGCAGATGGTATTTATCCTGAATGGGCCACATTTGTCAAATCAATCTCAAAGCCACAAGGGGAGAAACGCAAGTTATTTGCACAATACCAAGAAGGGCAAAGAAAAAATGTGGAGCGAGCATTCGGAGTGTTACAAGCACGCTTTGCAATTATACGTGGTCCAGCTCGTTTTTGggaaaagaagaagcttgccaACATAATGAGAGCTTGTATTATATTGCATAATATGATTGTTGAGGATGAAAGAGACACTTATACAGGAAATTTTGCTCAAGACTTAGAGTATGAGGATGTCGAAAATGGCTTATCACAACCTCAGCTGGGAGAAGAAGATTTCGCACCATACCATCAATTTTCTCCAAAGAAATGCCCAACTTCGAAATAG
- the LOC130940018 gene encoding uncharacterized protein LOC130940018 has product MRPKQTITAAIEKQSEQAKKNYQIHLTATIDCIRFLLRQGLAFRGNDETDDSVNQGNFLELLNFLAQHNEEIGRAFKNARGNLKLIAPSIQKDIVRAAARETTKVIVDDLGDELFAILVDEARDISIKEQMSVCLRYVNKEEQVREHFLGLVHVSNTNALSLKLALESLLETYNLSLSRVRGQGYDGASNMQGEFNGLKTLILKENSYAFYVHCFAHQLQLALVTVAKKQVEIALLFNLLTNLCNVVGALCKRRDMLRDSQMTKTIEALKSGEISSGRGLNQETALKRAGDTRWGSHYGTILRLIFLFPSVVNVLEYVEEDGNNSEQRAEACHLLNVIQSFEFIFNLHLMKNILGVTNELSQALQRNDQDIINAMALVKVSKQRLQNIRDDGWSLLLDEVSLFCDKHDITVPIMDDIFVSQGRSRRKAQKISNLHHFQVEIFYQVVDRQLQELNNRFTEVNTELLLCIACLNPRHSFFAFDKEKLIQLAQFYPLEFSSTQLLALDSQLENFILDVRSDD; this is encoded by the coding sequence ATGAGACCAAAACAAACCATCACTGCTGCTATTGAAAAACAATCTGAGCAAGCTAAAAAGAATTATCAAATTCACTTGACAGCAACAATTGATTGTATTAGATTTCTTTTGCGACAAGGATTGGCCTTTCGTGGTAATGATGAGACAGATGATTCTGTTAACCAAGGAAATTTTTTGGAACTTCTAAACTTTCTTGCACAACATAATGAAGAGATTGGTCGTGCTTTCAAAAATGCTCGTGGGAATCTTAAACTAATAGCACCCTCAATTCAAAAAGATATTGTAAGAGCTGCTGCAAGGGAAACGACAAAAGTTATTGTAGATGATCTTGGGGATGAATTATTTGCTATATTGGTTGATGAAGCCCGTGACATTTCTATTAAGGAGCAAATGTCAGTTTGCTTAAGGTATGTGAACAAAGAAGAACAAGTTAGGGAGCATTTTCTTGGTCTTGTTCATGTTTCTAATACTAATGCTTTATCTCTAAAATTAGCATTGGAGTCATTATTAGAAACATATAATTTAAGTTTATCAAGAGTACGTGGACAAGGATATGATGGTGCAAGTAACATGCAAGGAGAATTTAATGGTTTGAAAACTTTGATATTGAAAGAAAATTCTTATGCTTTCTATGTACATTGCTTTGCTCACCAACTTCAGTTAGCTCTTGTAACGGTTGCAAAAAAACAAGTTGAAATTGCTTtgctttttaatttgttaactAATTTGTGCAATGTTGTTGGAGCTTTGTGTAAACGAAGAGATATGCTTCGTGATAGTCAAATGACTAAGACAATTGAAGCACTAAAAAGTGGAGAAATTTCTAGTGGGCGTGGTTTGAATCaagaaacagctttaaaaagaGCTGGAGATACTAGATGGGGTTCACACTATGGAACTATActtagattaatttttttatttccttcTGTGGTTAATGTTCTTGAATATGTTGAGGAAGATGGAAATAATTCAGAACAAAGAGCTGAAGCATGTCATTTATTGAATGTCATTCAATCTTTTGAATTCATTTTCAACTTGCACTTGATGAAAAATATCTTGGGAGTTACTAATGAGTTATCTCAAGCGTTACAAAGGAACGATCAAGACATTATAAATGCTATGGCATTAGTCAAAGTGTCTAAGCAACGGTTGCAAAATATAAGAGATGATGGCTGGTCTCTTTTACTTGACGAAGTCTCACTGTTTTGTGACAAACATGATATTACTGTTCCAATCATGGATGATATATTTGTGTCACAAGGAAGATCAAGAcgcaaagctcaaaagatatcAAATTTGCATCATTTTCAAGTTGAGATATTCTATCAAGTAGTTGATAGACAACTTCAAGAACTCAATAATCGTTTTACAGAGGTGAATACTGAATTGCTTCTTTGCATAGCTTGTTTGAATCCAAGACACTCATTTTTTGCATTTGATAAGGAGAAGTTGATCCAGTTAGCTCAATTCTATCCATTAGAATTTTCTTCCACTCAACTTTTGGCACTTGACAGTCAACTTGAGAACTTCATACTAGATGTGCGTTCTGATGATTAA
- the LOC130940986 gene encoding probable glutathione S-transferase has product MGDNSNNNVVLLGSGFSMFGMRARIALEEKEIKYEYKEEDLINKSSLLLEMNPVQKKIPVLIHNGRPICESLIIVEYIDMVWNNNNNNAPMLLPFDPYDKAQARFWADFVDQKVYHFSRRIWTNSKGDEQELAKKGFIESLKQLEEFLGDKPYFGGEQFGFVDVALIPFYCWFYTYEMFGNFKLETFCPNIISWANRCMKRKSVSITLADGKEVYESVLDYKNKFLMD; this is encoded by the exons ATGGGGGACAATAGCAACAATAATGTTGTTTTGTTGGGCTCAGGGTTCAGCATGTTTGGCATGAGAGCAAGAATAGCATTGGAagagaaagaaatcaagtatgAGTACAAGGAGGAAGATCTTATCAACAAGAGCTCCTTGCTCTTAGAAATGAATCCAGTTCAAAAGAAAATCCCGGTTCTTATACATAATGGAAGACCAATATGTGAGTCCCTCATAATTGTTGAGTATATTGATATGGTTtggaacaacaacaataataatgctCCAATGTTGCTTCCTTTTGATCCCTATGACAAAGCTCAAGCCAGATTCTGGGCTGATTTTGTAGATCAGAAG GTGTATCATTTTTCTAGGAGAATATGGACTAATTCCAAGGGAGATGAGCAAGAGTTGGCTAAGAAGGGCTTCATTGAGAGCTTGAAACAATTGGAGGAGTTTCTCGGAGACAAGCCTTATTTTGGAGGGGAGCAATTTGGGTTTGTTGATGTTGCTCTCATCCCTTTCTATTGCTGGTTTTATACATATGAGATGTTTGGAAACTTCAAACTTGAGACATTTTGTCCAAATATCATCTCATGGGCTAATAGATGCATGAAGAGAAAAAGTGTTTCTATAACTCTTGCAGATGGGAAGGAAGTTTATGAGTCTGTTTTGGATTACAAGAATAAGTTTTTGATGGACTAA